The Chloroflexota bacterium region TGGGGTGTTGTTGTGAATGAAGGTTCCGGCTACGGCGCAGGGGACGGCTCGGCCAGCAGCTGCTCCCGCGCCGCCTGGCCCACACGTGCCAGGACTTCCTGCAGCGGCAGCCCCCGCTCGACGGCGATGGCGCGGCAGGCGTCGTATTCCGGCGCGGCGGCGACGGGCCTACCGTCGAGCAGCTTCACCTTGACCGCCACGGGCCCGAACTCCGTGTGCACGTCGCGCATCTCCCTCCCGGCCTCGTACCGCTCGACCTCCCGGCGGCGCACGCCGAGGGTCGTCGTTTCACGCAGCAGCATTGCGACGGCGTCAGCCTCCAGGGACGCCGGGACCAGGACGCTGAGCAAGGTTCCCGGCCGGTTCTTCTTCATCTGGATGGGCGTGTGCCAAACGTCAAGCGCGCCCATTTCAAAGAGCCGCTCCTGCGCGTAGCCGAGAAGCTGCGGGCTGGCGTCGTCGATGTTGGTCTCCAGCAGCGTGACCTGCCGCCGCGCCGGCACGGCCTCCGCCTCACCCACCCACAGCGCGACGGCGTTGGGGAAGCTCTCCGGGTTCCGCGTGCCGAGCCCGTACCCGACGCGTTCCAGCCGCATCGCCGGCCGCTCGAAGGTCGCGAGGCCCGTTACGAGCGCCGCGCCGGTCGGCGTGACGAGCTCGCCGGTGTAGCCGTGGGGCGGCGGAGTGACGGGCGCGTTCGCCATGACCGCGAGGGCCATCGTCGCGGGCGCAGACGCCGGAAGCGGGCCGTGGGCGGCCTTGATGACGCCGGACCCCATCGGGATGGGGCTTGCGTACAACCGCTCGACGCCCAGCAGCTCAAGCCCCGCCACCGTGCCGACGACGTCGACGAGCGTGTCCAGCGTGCCCAGCTCATGCGGGTGCGGCGAGGGGTCGCCGGGCGCCGCGCCGTGCACCGACCGCTCCGCCTCCTCCAGAAGCCGCAGGACGCGGAGGCTCCGCTCAGCGACCGAGGGCGCAAGCCCGCTGCCGTTGATGGCGTCGGCGAAGTCCTGCCAGCCCATGCGGACGGACTCGGCGCCGGAGCCGCCGGTGTCCAGCGTGACGTGGACGCCGGGCAGGCCGCCCCGGTGACCGCGTGTAGCGGCAATGGCGCAGCCGGGCACCGGCAGCTTCATCAGCTCCGCCTCGAGGTCGGCCGGGCTGAGGCCGGCGTCGAGCAACGCGCCCAGCAGCATATCGCCGCTGGCCCCGCCGATCATGTGGATGTACCCAACGCGCATCGCGACCCTCACACCCTCAAGACTCTCGCCGCCACACCCGGAACGATGCAGACACTGAGGACGTGATCGCTCCGGGCGCGAAAGAGGTCAGACGCCAATTATCCCCCACCGCCCTAGATGCCGCCAACACCCCCGCACGGCGCGGAAGCTGACCAACTGAAAGGGAGCCCCTAAGCGGGGCTCCCTTCGAGTGCTCGAGCGAATGCAGGCCTGTCTACGCCGGCACGTACTCCGGCGTGTAGGGTGCGCCGTCGTACAGCTCGGACCAGAGGGCGTTACGCCACTCCGTTCCGAGGGGCAAGACCTTCTCAATTGGCCGAAGCTGGTGTGCGTTGCGGCCCAGTCCCGGCGGCGTCCCGCCGTCCTCGACGCGCCGTACGGCGTCGAGCAGGATCTTGCGGGCCATGATGATGGCGCGGTCCGTGGTGCCCAAGTGCTCGCGGGTGCGGTCGCAGATGGGGCCCATGGTGTCCTGCACGGCGCGGTCCTGGGTGTTGGTGCCCGGGATGCCGGAGAAGGTCTGGGTACGCTGGACCTCACGGTCGATGAGGTAGTCGTTCTCTGCGCTGGCCCTCGATCTGAAGCCCGCTGCGACGTCGATGTCTTTGCCGAACTCGTTCCCCGAGCCCGTCTGCCGCCGCTCCGACTCCGCCATCTCGTTGCCGTCGAAGCGGTAGCTGAAGTTCCACACCATTGTGTTCTCGTCGTCGATGGGCACCCAGATGTGGCCGGAGGCCCGGCCGTGCCGCCGCTGGAGCTGCCCGCCCGGCCGCAGCTGGTAGAAGGGCGCGATGTAGTGGTAGGCGCGGACGTAGTTGCCCTCGTCGTCGCTGACGGTGCGGATGCCGGCGTAGGTGTAGCCGTAGTCGGTCGGCGTGACCTCGACGTGGGCGGCCAGGGAGTTGGCGCGGGCCCGGTCCATGACGTCCGTGCCGGATCCCGCAAACCGACGGTGCAGGAAGTTGGTGTGCACCGAGTCGATTCCGCCCTCGAGACCCTGGAGCCAGTTGCAGCGCTGCACCACCTTGGTCGTGCCGCGGTGCAGCTCCGGCACCTGCGTCCACTCGAAGGCCGGCGGTTCCGGCTCCAGTTCCTTGGGGCCCATGTAGACCCAGACTATGCCGCCGAGCTCGGCGGTGGGGTACGCCGTGATCTTCACCTTGTCCCTGAAATTGCTCTCCACGGGTTCCGAGGGCATGTCGACACAGTCGCCGCGCACGTCGAACTTCCAGCCGTGGTAGACGCAGCGCAGCCCGCTCTCCTCGTTCCGGCCGAAGAAGAGGCTCGCCCGGCGGTGCGGGCAGTAGTTGTCGAGGATGCCAACGTCGCCGTCGGTGTCGCGGAATGCGACCAGGTCCTCGCCCAGCAGCCGCACACGGATGGGCGGGCAGTCGGGCTCAGGCAGCTCCCACGAGAGGACGGCGGGCATCCAGTAGCGGCGCATCACCGCGCCCATCGGCGTGCCCGGCCCGACGCGGGCCAGGGTCTCGTTTTCCTGAAACGTCAGCATGGGTCATCCTCCCAAAATGCGATGTCCGGGACACCCCGAAATCGGAGCGCCCCGGACATTGTCTTCAAGCCTGCTTGCCCTACTGCCGGACTGCCTTGATCAGCTCGTAGTGCGTCCAGAGGTCGGAGATGTTGCCCGGGAAGTTGTAGGACTCAACGTACGTTGGGTTGTAGACCAGCTCCGCCGGGATCCAGTAGAGGAAGATGCCCATGTGGAGCGGGTACGCCAGGTCGCCGAGTTCCCGCATCAGCCTGGTCTGCTCGTCCAGGTCCAGCGTCATCTGGATCGTGTCGATCAGGTCCCTGGTCTCCTGGAGCTCCAGCGAGCTGCCCCTGGGGGAGACGTGGGAGTTGTAGACGCGCCAGCCCTGGATGTCGAAGGAGAAGGTGGCGCCGAATCCGACGTGGTTCTTGTACTGGAACCCGCGGCTTGCCGCCCGGCGAGCCGCCGCGTCGGTCACGTCAAGTCCGGCCTTGATGCCCACGTCCTCCCAGAAGCCCGCCAGGGCCTCCAGCACGTCCGCGGACTGGCTGAATTGGGCGTGGGTGGAAATCTGGACCTCAATCTCCAAGGGGTTGTTCTCGTTGTATCCGGCCTCTGCCAACAGGGCGCGTGCCGCCGCCGGGTCGAAGCCGTACTCGGACTCGAAGTTCTGGTCCCACGCGGGGTTGTGGTACGCGGCGCCGGGCCGGTGGTGGTTCATGACCATGATCTGGCCCTTGTTGCCGAAGTACGCCTCGTTCAGGAGGTGCCGGTCAATGGCCTTGTTCATCGCCTTGCGGACGCGGACGTCCAGGAAGGGCGAGTCACAGTGCGCGTAGCCGCATTCGGTGCCCTGCGCCTCATAGGTCCCCCAGTTTCTGTCCAAGAAGACGCCCTGGAAGCCCACGAACACGCGTTGCGCCCCGTGCTTGCCCGTCGAGACCACCATGCCCTTGGCCTCAGCCTCCGGCTTCTGGTCCTCGGCCAGCTGGGTCAGGTGCACTTCGTCCGTCAGG contains the following coding sequences:
- the larC gene encoding nickel pincer cofactor biosynthesis protein LarC → MRVGYIHMIGGASGDMLLGALLDAGLSPADLEAELMKLPVPGCAIAATRGHRGGLPGVHVTLDTGGSGAESVRMGWQDFADAINGSGLAPSVAERSLRVLRLLEEAERSVHGAAPGDPSPHPHELGTLDTLVDVVGTVAGLELLGVERLYASPIPMGSGVIKAAHGPLPASAPATMALAVMANAPVTPPPHGYTGELVTPTGAALVTGLATFERPAMRLERVGYGLGTRNPESFPNAVALWVGEAEAVPARRQVTLLETNIDDASPQLLGYAQERLFEMGALDVWHTPIQMKKNRPGTLLSVLVPASLEADAVAMLLRETTTLGVRRREVERYEAGREMRDVHTEFGPVAVKVKLLDGRPVAAAPEYDACRAIAVERGLPLQEVLARVGQAAREQLLAEPSPAP
- a CDS encoding Rieske 2Fe-2S domain-containing protein, which encodes MLTFQENETLARVGPGTPMGAVMRRYWMPAVLSWELPEPDCPPIRVRLLGEDLVAFRDTDGDVGILDNYCPHRRASLFFGRNEESGLRCVYHGWKFDVRGDCVDMPSEPVESNFRDKVKITAYPTAELGGIVWVYMGPKELEPEPPAFEWTQVPELHRGTTKVVQRCNWLQGLEGGIDSVHTNFLHRRFAGSGTDVMDRARANSLAAHVEVTPTDYGYTYAGIRTVSDDEGNYVRAYHYIAPFYQLRPGGQLQRRHGRASGHIWVPIDDENTMVWNFSYRFDGNEMAESERRQTGSGNEFGKDIDVAAGFRSRASAENDYLIDREVQRTQTFSGIPGTNTQDRAVQDTMGPICDRTREHLGTTDRAIIMARKILLDAVRRVEDGGTPPGLGRNAHQLRPIEKVLPLGTEWRNALWSELYDGAPYTPEYVPA